One part of the Dermacentor andersoni chromosome 2, qqDerAnde1_hic_scaffold, whole genome shotgun sequence genome encodes these proteins:
- the LOC126540810 gene encoding uncharacterized protein: MQLFLQQFVNEVNSPGVVKWAHKGDIQMSKPYVLCVSVDAPAMASVQNMVTFNGYFGCTWCLSRAEHREGSMHYTLVSPIEQRTSDRVKSEMHLASRIKDTINGLKGPSALMNLKGLDLVNGYSVEYMHCVLQGVAKQPTETILSSSNSDQRFYIGAPSALSRIHLRLLSIKPPHCITRLPRSIQERIHWKASEWRHWLLFYALPCLNEILPQEYWRHLSKLCEGIYMLLQEELTNFEIDKAGKVQKQVPVHAYKPSWNSKADM, from the exons ATGCAACTGTTCCTTCAGCAGTTTGTGAATGAAGTGAACAGCCCAGGGGTAGTGAAGTGGGCTCACAAAGGCGACATTCAAATGTCAAAGCCTTATGTATTGTGTGTCTCCGTTGATGCACCTGCAATGGCATCAGTGCAGAATATGGTCACTTTCAATGGATATTTTGGTTGCACATGGTGCCTGAGTCGAGCAGAGCACCGGGAAG GGAGCATGCACTACACATTGGTGTCACCGATTGAACAGAGAACTTCAGACCGTGTCAAGAGTGAGATGCATCTGGCAAGCAGGATTAAAGACACCATCAATGGCTTAAAGGGACCGTCGGCCTTGATGAATCTGAAAG GTCTGGACCTTGTGAACGGATACAGCGTTGAATATATGCACTGTGTACTACAAGGTGTTGCAAAGCAGCCGACGGAAACAATTCTATCAAGTTCGAACTCTGATCAGCGTTTCTA TATAGGTGCACCATCAGCACTTTCCCGAATACATCTGCGGCTGCTGTCCATCAAGCCACCTCACTGCATCACACGACTGCCACGGTCCATTCAAGAGAGAATCCATTGGAAGGCATCTGAATGGAGACACTGGCTCCTTTTCTATGCCTTGCCTTGCCTTAATGAGATTCTTCCTCAAGAGTACTGGAGGCACCTCTCCAAGCTTTGCGAGGGTATATATATGCTGCTTCAAGAGGAACTTACCAATTTCGAAATTGACAAAGCCGGTAAGGTCCAAAAGCAAGTGCCAGTGCATGCATACAAGCCAAGTTGGAACTCAAAAGCCGATATGTGA